The segment aatttgttttgaatttaatcaaatcaactcTTACCTATtacctagttttttttctaaacccaTCTCAAATTAGGTCTAGAGTCGCGGTTCGACTCACCATACAGGACCCATTTTAATAACATTGCTGACAATTACATCAAATTTTAGTAAACACAGAGTTTAAAATGGTTGTGTCCTTTGAATAAACGTTACTGTGTATTTTAATCCTATTTCCAAATCTCAGTCAACAAAAGTTGTCTTTTCTTaagttctttttcttctttacttaaactgtaatttaaatataaatgcaCATTCCCTAGGCGTACGGCACAGACAAGAAGAACAAGTTGCTCCATGATCATCTCCCTGTCGCGTAACTCAGCACCTGCAATATTATCTGTCCATCTTTATACATAAACCATCGCTAAGCAACAGCATGCATCTATCTACATAGGATCACTTCAACGTGAAACTTTCATATAAGCGAATTAATTGACACGTTGATCTTCATCTGTCCAagtctttttcatgttttctacGCTTTCTTtcgaattaaagaaaaaaacttcaagaaatttcCTTTCTTGTATATAACTTACTTGAAGACCCAGTAGATTAGGAACTTTAACCCTGATGAGTGTGGGCAAAGATCGCACCAGCGTGTAGCCTGTTAAAACAAGGCAGATTACTTGCACACAGACTCCACGGTATATGCCAGCAGTGTCATGATCTTGTAATCAGTAGATCAGCAATCAGACACAGCTGGATTAGGAGGAACCCAGCTGCCACCAGACACGTGTCGTGAATACAAACGGGTAACAACTAATTAACCATTTAATAGATTGCCAAAGTCAACCACATTGATGATCATGAACCGTTGGATCATTAGAAAAGATCACCCTGTTGGGGGCGTGTGGGACCCCACCTACAACGTATGATTTTGGAGATAATGGGCAATGAAGACAGGTTGGACCCTGAAAGCCCTTGAAATACACAAGAATCCTGAAAGCTATTAGAAAAACCTTACTTTTGGGGCTAGAGAACAGAATGGTTGACTTCATAGCAACACACATTGTACAGTATGATGGTGTGAAAAAGGAGCTGTCATAGCTGTGCATCCCCTCACACGCACACAGTTACACACTGTTTCCAAGCCCCTTCCAAACAATCTGTGTCCTTTTCTGCAATAAAGAGACTCTATACCTGAAAACAAATcaccgaaaaaagaaaaagaaactctGGACTACAGAAACGAAAGCATTTCTTAAACTAATCTCAGAATGGAGAGAGCACACATAAGCTGTTCCTTGTCAGTTGTCACATTCTTTTATTCTTGTGTGCATGTACTCTTTTTAACACTTACGGGAAACTTTCCTTTCATCGGTACCATTCGAGACATGAAAAcgaaatttgattaaaaaagtgcatccAGACATTTTCTCAACAGTGCCTACAAGCTCAGGATAGCATCATCTTTACAGCTTAATAACACGAGACGGGCTGTCACTCCAAGCTAAATTTGGGGGGGAGTCCATGTGCAGACAGTTTCCAAGTCTCCAGATTGAAGTTATCCAGTTCCAAGTCATGTATTAACTCCATTCCATTAAGCAAGCTTAACCCAACATTATTGTGACACAtagaaatcaatttaataatctGATTCATATAATGGAGGGCTATGGTTCACAGTAACCTACCTCCAATTGTAGCAGTTGTTGCAAGGAGGTCCAGTCCGTGGCTCAATGGGCCGGTGGGCCGGTGCTCTATGTGCTGAAATCGGTTAACCTGATCAACTAGCTTAATACACCTAGTCCTCACAAATCATTTCCAAGAAATGAGTACAAAAGAAGAGCATATACAGTGGTTGCGTCCATTTCTAGAGTACAATACAGAAGATCAACAGTGATGTATGCAATGACATCTAGAGTTTGACATTAGCATTTAACAATATGACCAAATGATCACACAGCTAAGGAAGATCTAGGATGAGATCTAATCCTTAGTGGCAATATATAACATCACACAGATACTGTAGTATTTAGCAAAGATATTGGGAAGACAGCGAGAAGGTGGTAAAAACCATTAGATTCTAGTATTTAATGACGTATTGAAGATTGGTTTCAGACACTTGGTTAGGCTAGACAGATCCTTCGAACCTCAATCTCTATCCTCTCAAATCTAGAGAAGAGCCCTTCTGTTCCTGCATGTTGTCCTTGAAAAGGCCAAAATTCTGACCTCGTGCTTCGTCAGTTTTGTTTTACATGGACTACttgtaagaataaaataaaaatctgcaGAGAGAGATGGGAAACATCCTGTGAGCTTCATGGTCATTCTGAACATATACCTATATAAACCATTGGCATAGGATAATAAGTGGTCTCTGGACAGAATAATTTTAagcttttctattttatattcaACTACTACTTTTAACaacttaacaaaaacaaatagaggtAAAACCAGTATACTATTTTTCTGTCTCCTTCTAACTTCTGCCCTGCGTATTTAAGATGACTCCTGATGGTAGCTGAGATACATTCCAGCATTATCTTCTCCTTCCTGTCCATTCTTCCCACGTTTCCTACCTCGAACTCTTCTCATTTCTAGTAATCTTAGCCTTCCATTTTCCTTCTGTCAAAAACATATCAACATTATAATCTTCTTCTCAATCCAGGATCTTCTCAGTTCTCTGTACTTGGACACTTATATTTGATCAAGATGTGGGCTTTGTTTTTTGGAGCTTTGATTATTATAAGCATCACACATTGGGTTCACCGCTGGAGAAACCCCAGATGCAATGGCACTCTTCCACCAGGTTCAATGGGATTGCCACTTATTGGCGAGACCCTTCAATTCTTCGCTCCTAATACTTCTTTTGATATCCCTCCCTTTGTCAAAGAAAGGATGAAAAGGTAATGTTCTAATGAATCACCAACTTGATCAAAAAGTTGTGCTTTTATCATTTCCTTCTGAAGTTTTTGCTGTTGCTTTCAGATATGGACCAATATTCCGGACTAATTTGGTTGGAAGGCCAGTTGTAGTATCAACGGACCCGGATTTCAATTACTTTATCTTCCAACAAGAGGGACAATTGTTCCAGAGCTGGTATCCAGATACATTCACAGAGATTTTTGGAAGGCAAAATGTCGGCTCATTACATGGGTTCATGTACAAGTATCTTAAGAATATGGTGCTTAATCTCTTTGGTCCAGAAAGCCTTAAGAAAATGCTCCCTGAAGTTGAACAGACAACATCTAAGAGATTACAACTATGGTCCCATCAAGAGTCAGTCGAATTAAAAGAAACAACTGCAACTGTAATCTCATATTATCCCTCCTCTCATAATGGGAGTCATCAAAAGTTGTTTATACTGAATCTAATAACAATCTTGATATTTACAGATGATATTCGATCTGACAGCAAAGAAGCTCATAAGTTATGATCAAGATAATTCTTCGGAGAATCTAAGGGACAACTTTGTTCCATTCATACACGGATTGATCTCCTTCCCTTTGGACATTCCAGGAACAGCATATCACGAATGCTTACAGGTAAACTGAAATCTGTCATACTAATCATATAAATCCATCCTTTCATTCTCTTAAAAATACTCGAGCATTGGAAAAATAGAAACTCAGACCAACTAGAAGCAAATTAGTAGGTTCAAAACGTTACCAAGCAAGggccatgaaaaacaaaatgcaccCTCAGAATCAGTAAAGCACCAAATCAATTCTACAAATAGTAGCTGACGTTCAGCTGTCCAAATTTTTTGTCTTAACTGTTCTATGAATTCTCAGGGTAGGAAAAAGGCAATGAGAATGCTAAAAAACCAGCTACAGGAAAGACGAGCAAATCCGAGAAAGTACCGAAGTGATTTTTTCGATTATGTGCTTGAAGAACTTCAGGAGGACAGAGGAATCCTTACAGAGGAAATTGCTCTGGATTTAATGTTTGTGCTGCTATTTGCTAGCTTTGAAACAACTTCCCTGGCTCTAACTTTAGCCGTCAAATTTCTCTCGGATAATCCATTGGTGCTAAAGAAACTAACGGTCTgtgagaaatttattaaaaattgcatctccaaaatttttaatttttgcttcaAAACCTAACATACACTAGAAGTTTTCACTTGTCCCAGGAAGAGCACGAGGGAATTCTGAGAAATCGGGTAAATAGCAACTCTGGTCTTACATGGAACGAATACAAATCAATGAAATTCACATTTCAGGTGGGTCAAGCCACCAGTTGGATATCATAATAGTAGCTTTTTCCCGTATTAAAACTGACAAACTCAACTTGCAGGTAATTAATGAAACAGTTAGACTGGCAAACATAGTTCCAGGGATTTTCAGAAAAGCACTTAGAGACATCCAGTTTAAGGGTATGTGTTTGCCAGCAATACTTTAGTCAGTTACTGTAGTGCACCAAGCCTTTTTCACGCAAAGAATGTTGTATGCAATTCAAAGTATGATATAAATTGGCATGATTCAGGATTTACCATTCCAGAAGGTTGGGCAGTAATGGTTTGTCCCCCTGCAGTACACTTAAGCCCAGAAAAATATGAAGATCCACTTGCCTTCAATCCATGGAGATGGGAGGTGGGTTTTACTTGAGAATTCCTTATACTTAATCACCTGCGATATTTCAATACTAAAAGGAGCTGTCGCCCTTCTAGTAACCACCTATTTCCTATTATAATAAATCTTCTGTGTCATCAAGGGATTGGAATTAAACGGTGCATCAAAAAAATTCATGGCTTTTGGTGGCGGCATGAGATTTTGTGTTGGAACAGAGTTTACCAAGGTGCAGATGGCTGTATTTCTACATTGCCTGGTCACAAAGTTCAGGTAATAGCATACGAGCCTTTTCATGCGTGAATGAGCAACTGAATGTCTTTCTATGATTGTTCATTGCAAGAACGCAAAAGAGTGCATCTGTGTGTCCATGCATGCGCGCGCGAGAGAGAGACAGGGACAGATTAACCTTCATTACTATTTAAACTTTTCAGATGGCAAGTAATCAAAGGAGGAAATATTGTTCGAACTCCTGGTTTACAATTTCCAAGTGGTTATCACATTCAGCTCATGgagagagacaaaaaaatacaactcACGCAATCATATACCCAGTAAGATAAAGGCAAGTCACGCTCATGGCTAGAGGCGCTGAGAGATTCAAACTTGGCATTTTATCCATAGGGATTGTAATCAACAAGCTACAAGAGAGGATCATGGTTAATGTAAGGATACTGTGACAGGCAGCTTTGATTTTCACTCCTCAAGGGGAGAAAAAGCTACAGTTTTGATCAGGACCAAATGTGATTTTATGTCCTATTTGTCATAATATAATTTCTGTAAAAGAAAGTAGGTTAAAGGAATATATCCACACCACAATGAAATTTTACTTCTAACAATTACTGTAAATGATTCAGTCACATCCTTTCCATGAGAAAATGGCCGCCGGTACTGCAATTTTACATCAAGGAATTGTCAGCAATTTCCATATCACGTACACTCCCCCAATAGAAACATACAAAACTAGAGGAATTTaagtttacaaaaaaatatctttttgtaatttaaaaaattattttgacccAAGTCTGCACAGGTTGAGCCGGCCTGCCCgcaaattataaatcaaaacccaCTTTGTACCATCACCCCTTTAAAAGTTTTGGTATTATTTGAGCCAAATCTTAACTTTATGCATTCACTCCAAATAAACAATAAGTTTCTTTGCTATGTAAGATAAAAATTCTTAGAAGGTTTTAGGAgcctttaaaatatattaattaagagttatttcaaattaatttcttaactcacttataatttaatcaaattatattaatattctatattaaaaagcttaggttgaaaattaaatttcaataaaattttatctctaaaaataaataaattttacttttaatttgacattaaatATACCCATTAAACATGTCATAAACAAATTTTCCAACATTTCTTCACCATGAGTGgtcatttaaacagtccttctATGATGTCCTCCAACATTGGAATTCTCCGGTCCATCCAAATAGACTTGCTGCGGGACATTTGATTTCTTACTTCCCCTGTGCTTACTCTTGTCCTTGTGGACATGGTGAAGATAATGATAGCAATCTGCATCCCTTCCTGAATGCCCGTGCCTATGCTCTTGATAAATGCTTCTTCGCTTACGAGCATTATGTTGCTGTCTTGGTCCCAACTCACGATCTCCATTCACATCTTTTTTGTGTCTCAGTGTATCTCTGATTCCCTGCTCATCATCCCAAAGATGATCTTCCCACCAGTCATAAAGGGGTCGAAGAGTCCTTTCTGATGCAAAAGCCATAGCAGCACAAGCACTGGAACTCAAAAAGTACAATGCAGTATGCGTTCCTTGTTAGCACAAAAATAGGCAACTACCTGCCAACTTTTCCAGTGATGGAGGCTACTAAACCTTCCCAAATTCTGTTCCAAATATCTTCAATAGATTCAAAGAAACCGTTTATGCTAATCTTTGGTGGCCGAAAGGGAGCAAACTGCAAGAAGTTCAGGATTTGAGTTGTTATTCCAATCATCATACAAGTAAACTGCCCATCAATTCATAAACTGCCCATCAATTCATTAGCATCACTTACTATTTGACCGAAGATGGAACATAATCATATGCTAGACTAAAACAGCATCAGTCAGTGTCTGCAGACACAGTCTGTGAATAGGTTACGTTATTGTAAGATTTTTTGAGAGTTTGATGAAATTAAACCCCtcctaaatattaaattttgatattttgcacTGTCACTAATATATgatcaaatattctttttaatttttaggtaTGAAAACTCCCAACAGTTTCATCAAATATTTATGAGACGGCAGATTTTAGCTGCTCTCTGAAACCCCCAATTCTGGCCTTTTCTTACCTTTACATttgcaaatgataaaaaaataacagtaatCTAGACACAATGAATTCTCTCTAAGCATAAATTGTCATAAGAATGACACAAAAATGTAGATCAAATAGAAGGCATAAATTGTAAGCCACTGAATGGCAAAACAATCATCTACAAGCTTTCAGCCACACCATAGGAAACACAAATGGACTACTGAACCTCCGCATAGTCTCGCATACGACatacaaattttcttttttcttttcttattttgctACAATCAGTTCCAAATCCTTTTGCTCCGCATAAGAAATTGTTCATAGAAATCTTGCTTGCTTGAGTGGAAAATTGACCAGTTGCTGGGTAAAGTTTTTAGTGACTATACTGGATAAAACAATTCTGTTACTGCCCCCAAACCTGTGGTCCGTTTTCAAGGATGGTGGTAGTAGTAAACAATTGGCATTCTGCTGGATCAGTTTCATTAAAACTAGAGTCCTTCAGTATAGCTGCATCAAAGCACAATGATTTAGACTCCAGATTTCTCTGCCACCATAGTTACCACTCACGATGACAAAGAAAAGTTGCAATAAAACCATTGTAGTAAACCTTGCCAGCACATACATATCGTGCAGCTTTATCAGTTGCTGGGTAAATTTTCAATGACCGAATTGTAACCTCGCTCAGCTTCAAAATGAAGAATTGTTCTTGCAACCATTGAAACATTGAAATTGGATTGTATCCTTCACGAATGGTTAGGAATTAGAATCTATATGGTAGTTAATGTTACCTCCATGACCGCAACACCTCTTGAGCAGTCAAACTGCAGGGAGGAGACAATCATTATAATAGCTAGAAGTAGAATGTGTTGCAGCAACCACTCCTTAAGGCATCACATGTATACAGCAATGCATAATAATGGTATGCACTTACCAATATCTAATTTGACCTCTCATCCCAGTCAAAGTCAAATACTATCAACAACATGCATGACTTAGATCTTGTCCTTCAATTCTCTCACATTTTTAGAAGTATCAAACACCCCATACCAGaagatttcaaaacataaaattttgtgGGGATTCTAAAAActgcttgattttattaatgCCATTGTTGAAATACTGAAGAAAGgtctaaaacataaaattccaTCAATGTGAAGTGTACCACAAAAAAACTTCATAATGCATAAAAAATGCACCCTGAAAGTAGAGATATCAAATTGGTGTGTAATTCTTAAAAACTGGCCAAAGAATGAGGAAAAGGATGAACATACAgaatataataaacaaaaacatatcaTTATCTTATAGCAATGTGATCCAAATAGGAGTAAATATTGCATCAGCAAGTGTCATGTTTAAGCAATTTAGCACCATGACCATATTTGCGAAAGCAATGTTTAAAATACCGTTAAGGTATATGATGCTTCCACTTAACCAATATTCTTAGCAGAGACAGTAGCAATGCCAAATTGAGTAAGGGTTTCAAATGTCGGAATAGTGACACTTGACAGTTTTCCTGGGCTCctgcaaaagaaaggaaattaagCTCAACAAATGGACATCCATGTACAAGCAATGCCATAACTAAAAAGTTGTTGAGCTTGCACTAGGTGATAAGCGAAGAAAGTTCCTGATCTTTTCCAGTTGTTGCAACAAGTAAAATTCACTGCACTAGTGTACAAATTTATACCGGTAGTTGGGATCGTATGCCTTTCCTATTCTGCAACTCGAGAATACAGTCAGGATATAAGTCGACATTGAAGTGATTTTAGATGTTTGCAATAATGATCATGCGACAGCAAACAAGATAAGGGGATCTAGGCATTAAAAGAAGTGGCCCCAGCTTTCTAGTTAATGTTGCGCCTTGTTTATCTGTGTAACAGATGGAGCAACAGCTCATGAACCCACAAAACAAACAGAGTGGGTTTAATTGTAAACCCACTAGCTTAGTCCATGCTGCATAATGCATAAGGAAAGCTTATCGCCGATTGTTTAAAATCATGCCCCTGGTTACAATCTTTTAACATCAGAAACTTTCAGTAGCAGTAAGAATAAGTAAACCTTTGGTAGACGTATCCAATGTCATCAGTGGTTAGTTCTATCAGAAGGTTTGTGTTAAGAATTTCAGTGATTCCTATGGAGAATGAAGGAGTCCCTGCATTCTGCGGTTGAATCAAATTAGTTATGAAATTCAAATAGTTTATATATTGTTGAACATCAGATCTACAATTGCGGAAACCCATCAATAGCTGTCCAATACCAAAAACATGGAACCTAAGTGAATCCTGAAACATTAGCTTTTCATTAAATCAAACACTTGTAAAAGTTAAGAGGAAACAATGTCTAAAGACAGCAAAAAAGACTAAATACTGAACTACCTATGATCTGTTCTTCAATAATATTCATGGCAATGCAACCACTCATCCTAGAGCTAAGCCAATCCAAATTTACAACCTCGCAAACAATATTCTTCTTATAAACACACTACTCATCCATTAAACATGTGAAGTTCAGCAAAAAATGAGGATGCCATTGAAAAACAGTGGATGCTTTGAAGATTTTTCATATACCTAATATGAAAACATTGTGAATAATTCATATCATACAATAATCAAAAGACAACAAGAAAAGATCGTGCTGGACTTGCTTATTGACACCCATGTGTGTTCATCGGCATGGCAAGAATTGCCACTTCTAACATCTATAATCAAGTATTAATTACCGAGCTAACAAAAAAATGCATTTGCATGTCCTAGTGCTACATTTTATTGTTTGGATGGGGTTTTGCTAGCAAAGAAAcatcaaaaggaaaaacaatgtaGCCCAAAGGCCATACCTACAAAATAGTTACTATTAGGCGGTTAGCCCAGGGAGCATAAACATAAAAGAATGGAATCTATTCTCACAACTTGCAACGTTTCAATTACTTTCACTACAAGAGGAAAACGATCAAAGAAACAGAGAAACAGTCCAAATGAACATAAAAGCTTTGACTtccatgagagaaaaaaaaaacatttcttgcAGATTTTTGCAGGTCACTGACagtatctatctatatatataagcgTCTACAAAAACAGAGAACAGCAGACTTTGAACTTTTCTTTCAAGAGGCTTCTCACATGctttaataaattgaaaaaaaacaactaggGTCAAAGGAAACTTGATGGgcagaaaaaaatagaacaattgAGCAATGCATCAACAAGAAAAATGAGTTTAACATTACAGTCTATTATCATGATGAATGAATGGATGTGGCAAGTTAGAATAATTAAACGCAAGAATCGCTAATTATATAAACCATACAATGGTGctatataattaaaacataaacagtATATAAAACAGTGGTCTGAGCAGAAATAAATTTTTCCTCGTACACAAAGCTCAAGTctaaattttagttttcaaaaaataatctttcaaggcactaaaaaatattttacaatgaaTCTAAACCTAGGTCCAAAGCTTGAGCATAAACCGGGTCAAGCTAGCAcgtgaatttaaatttaaagtccAATACTTTGCTTACTGCCTCTCTCTCCTTTAAAAGTTTGGGTGTTCTTAGAACTTGATTAATTTAGCTTCTCAACTTCACACTAAATAAAACCAAACCCGTTTGCTTGCCaaaacttaatttctttttaaaaaatagtttttatgaaaagtgaaaatttttttatatatttaacggtattatttaaaatgagttggaaaatattttttaatatttgactaTGTcgtgaaaaataacttattgatattttttcaagttcattaaaagaatgaaaactaaatctgaaagatgaaaaatttaaaaaaaaataaaattgaaagaaaaatttaatttcataaattattttaaataaatagcaattaaaataataaagatcaaatttgacagataaaaaagttaaaaagagataaaattaaaaaaaatcaatttcataaattattttaaataaaataaatatcaatcaaaagaatgagaaccaaatctgatagataaaaaaataattaagaaaatgataagaggaatacaaataacaattagaagaatgaggaccaaattgatataaaaatcgaattaaatcaaatttaaatggatgaaattaaaaaataaaataaaaattcaaaacaaaatatataataattaaaagattgagaaccaaatttgatataataaaaaaataatatgacattttttaatttcatgcaactTCTAAAAAGTGTATTccgattaaaataataagaaaacactttcttaaaACTAagctaattttcttttaaatagaaAGTGTCTTCTATTGACCAACTtatctaataataaataaatataaaaaagtttggaaagtgatttttaaaaaatcattttatatgaAACAAACGAAGCCTACGTCACAAGATAAATTAACTTGtttcttttcaatgtaggatataACTTTTAGAGAGTTTTGAGTTTCACCAAAACATGTTAACCAATTATtatatgagattaatttttcattcaccCCTAATAGATTTAAACCATGTTCATATTTCATGAGAAAGAGCTTGTAATGTTGAGGataaattcaaacaaattttcAACCTTAAAAATGAAATGAGTGGACTTCTCTTTTAATGTGGtcttaaaaatattcattaatcatgttttaaataattttttcagcaTAGCATCTTGGTTAAAATTTGGGCAAGAAATCAAGAATGACCCTAAGATTttagatgaaataaaatttattttattttttttttaaatgaaatgagaTATACCATTCTTCCTGACCGGAAcgaaatagaattaaaaatctTGAAGATGCATGGATGCACCTAATCATTCGGTGATCCAATAGAAAGTGGCAATATTAGTAAGAATATCCTGGAGTTTCTAGTTGGCTTAATTAGGCTTTGTTTGTACGTACGATGTGTTGTGCTTAATTTCTTTCTGTTTTATCTCAATTACATAGTTGAGAGTATTACATACACTTGAGTTTTAAATGGATTTTACTAAGAACTCCCTTAtaaaattccaattaaaaacaattaaaattaatagcttttcttttttttcatatcgtAGCTAGAAAAGCTATTACCTTGCCGAACACACAATCATGAGATGCGAAGCAGCAAAAACCCATATGCAGTATAGACGTTTTATAATACACTGCGGGGTCCGATGCTGAATTGTGCCGTCATTTTCTGGACGACAACGACTTAATGCAAATTTggggagaggagaggagaggagaaggCCACCACACCACTTTTATTCGCATCCCCCTTTATCTCCATTAATCTTCCAGCGCCTGTCCAAAAATAGATTCCCCAGAGAGGCGGCAGCGTCTAAGTTTCCGCATGCCTTGTGCTGAAAACGACATCTAAATAATTGCTATTAGTAGATCATGCGCTGTAATAAATCTTCTTgtatcaaacaagaaaaaacataataaataaagattgtCTCACTATATATGATCTTGCTTGCTAATTCACATCAATTTAACTTTATTTCGAAATAATTACTGAGCTAGTGGCGTTTGATTTCTATAAATCACTGAATTGATACAAGAATTCTAAGTTGACTAAAGCCACCTTCACAACCTGGAGAATGATTGAATACATCCTAGTGTAACCCAACCCTATCCCCTTCCCCTGGTAGCTTTTCAGACCTGAAGCCGGCAAGGTCATCATgtaattttcttcatgaatcCGAGGACATTTTTGGAATAAAACAAAGACAAGACACGCATTTTAATGTTGATAGGCCAAGAGACAAAAGAGTCTTTTTTGAGTGTTGGTGGAGTGATATTGgttgaatttttaaatgaatttatttaaaaatatttaaaaaattcaatttaaaaaaaaaaaaccattcttTTTCAAAATCAGAGCCACCACCGAAACAAATACTTTAACCACTAACAAAACCTCTCTTCTCTTTATCCGTTCATGCTTTGCGTTCCCAACGTTACACCTGTCCACACCTGATAGCTTCTTTCGCCGGCCAGCTACACGTGGCAGGGTTTAAGATTCCATCACTGCTataaatatatgtaaaaaatcCATTTAAAAAGAGGATGACCACCTTGGTAATAAACAAATACTGCTTTGTCAAGAGATCACACcaccacaacaacaaaaaacgaTGCCAGTCTCCGGCGAGAAAAATGGCGGCGGAGATGACGAGTCTGGAACGAGTTTGTACCGAGTTCTGGTGGATCGGTGCGCGAGTCTTGAAGCGAGTCATGTAAAGCTGAAACAGCAACTGAGTGAACTTACGGAGGctgatgagaaaagaaaagggaataatAGCGAGGCTATGGCGATGTCAGATGCCCAGTGGGGGTGTATTCCTGGGTACTTCACTACTGGGAGT is part of the Populus nigra chromosome 8, ddPopNigr1.1, whole genome shotgun sequence genome and harbors:
- the LOC133702253 gene encoding cytochrome P450 87A3-like, with translation MWALFFGALIIISITHWVHRWRNPRCNGTLPPGSMGLPLIGETLQFFAPNTSFDIPPFVKERMKRYGPIFRTNLVGRPVVVSTDPDFNYFIFQQEGQLFQSWYPDTFTEIFGRQNVGSLHGFMYKYLKNMVLNLFGPESLKKMLPEVEQTTSKRLQLWSHQESVELKETTATMIFDLTAKKLISYDQDNSSENLRDNFVPFIHGLISFPLDIPGTAYHECLQGRKKAMRMLKNQLQERRANPRKYRSDFFDYVLEELQEDRGILTEEIALDLMFVLLFASFETTSLALTLAVKFLSDNPLVLKKLTEEHEGILRNRVNSNSGLTWNEYKSMKFTFQVINETVRLANIVPGIFRKALRDIQFKGFTIPEGWAVMVCPPAVHLSPEKYEDPLAFNPWRWEGLELNGASKKFMAFGGGMRFCVGTEFTKVQMAVFLHCLVTKFRWQVIKGGNIVRTPGLQFPSGYHIQLMERDKKIQLTQSYTQ
- the LOC133701961 gene encoding protein HAPLESS 2-like, with amino-acid sequence MSGCIAMNIIEEQIIGSSDSLRFHVFGIGQLLMGFRNWTPSFSIGITEILNTNLLIELTTDDIGYVYQRSPGKLSSVTIPTFETLTQFGIATFDCSRGVAVMELSEVTIRSLKIYPATDKAARYVCAGKVYYNAILKDSSFNETDPAECQLFTTTTILENGPQFAPFRPPKISINGFFESIEDIWNRIWEGLVASITGKVGSACAAMAFASERTLRPLYDWWEDHLWDDEQGIRDTLRHKKDVNGDRELGPRQQHNARKRRSIYQEHRHGHSGRDADCYHYLHHVHKDKSKHRGSKKSNVPQQVYLDGPENSNVGGHHRRTV